In the genome of Labeo rohita strain BAU-BD-2019 chromosome 2, IGBB_LRoh.1.0, whole genome shotgun sequence, the window AGTTTTAGCAGATTTGTTACAACGGCAAATCACATCCATGTATTGTCTGGCCCTTTTTAGGAGAGGGAGGGTAAAGAGTATCGACTGAAAATAAGCTTATaggaaatatgtaaaataaaaggtaaagGAGACCTCATCTAGTTGAACTAGCTCATCTGTAGGTCAAACTGCCAGAGAAAGTAAGGTTATGCAGTACAGAGTTGGCAGCTGAAATATTTCATACCTGGAGTTCCCATAGGGATCAGTGACAACTTTGGCTCCTTTGCAGGAAGGGAATTTTTTCAGAAAGAACTGATGAAGCTGGTAGTCATCCACATCTGATGTGAGATCTCCAACAAAGACAGAAAATTCTGGGCTGAGGAAGAAAGAAACTATGTAAAGTGAAAGAAACCTGCACAGGTTGTACAAAAAAGCAGCAACTTTCTGGCTCCTCAACTAAAATGTGCAAAGTGTGCTTACCCAGGCTCTGGCCTTTTTCCATATGTTGCATAGTTTAGCTTGAACTTCCTGGGCtgaaatgcaaacaaacaaacattgagCAAATCGAATGACTTTGCCTGTAGTATGGAGACAATTCGCTGACAAATACAGTTATATTATTTGAGTAAGGAAGCTATTGTTTCCACATACCTCCACCAACCAGTACTGGCTTTATCCCATTCGTCAGCTAGTTCCTAACAGAGTTTATTCACCAGCTTCAaacaaagtcattttaaaaacggCCTCAACCACCTTCCTTAGGGAAGAAATTGAGCTCTGTAACTCGCCCATCACTAGTAATATATGGAGTGATAATTAAAATGTCTCATATCAGGTGGGGGCCATGCTGGTTATGCCTTCCTATTATAATctatatatatgaatgtattgAAATCAAATATAGATGCCAAAACTATACATTTCAATGGGTGCAAGTTTGGCATCTTACCGGATTTGATCCTGGAACCAGCTTCCCATTAAGCCTCTGCACACAACGGTCAACACTGGCCTCATCTGCCAGCTCCACAAAGCAGTATCCAGCGGAACCTCTGAGGAAACACAGAAGAAAATATTCAATGATTTCTTTTAACAAACACAATGGAAAATATCTGGCTCATCTCAAAGGCAAATAAgcactgtaataataatatatggaAATATGGTATTACAATAATATACATATGTCAAGTGAGTCTGGAAATTATTAATGCAAAGAAATAAGCTGCAGATCTAAAATGTTGCCTAGATTCTACTGACAGGTCTATAAAGCACAACAGTGCCCGTCCACCTACTTTTTCAATGCTTTTGTTCCAGAATTATTCTTCCCCATTCATTATTTCCATAGGGATTgactttttttgatttttgttttttgctatgAGAGCAATACATGACAAATTTGGATTTgcaaaaaattgtatttgaaaatcaggggaAAAGACAAAAGTGTAAGATGGCAAACTTAACAGCTTTAACTACAATGCCATGAAGCAATGATATTAAAACTAATGAagaaatataaaactgaaattgaTTTAAAGATGTTAATTATGTAGAAACAATATATTATGTTTACTGCAAAAAACGCAGTGCTTCATGGGTGTGGGTAGGTGCTACAGAGTTGCTTGTTGCAGTTCTCTGACTCTTGAATATTTCTTTGCATAATTATGGGTAATGTGGTCCTGCATGATAGGTCTGTCCTTAAAGGGTTagggaagcccatttccgccactgaataaagaataaaaaaggtaattgtgacttctcacaattttgagtttttttctcacaattgagagtttacatcttgcaattctgacttttttcttttttcagaattgtgtgatacaaacttgcaattgtttgTCAAtgtcagaatagtgagatataagcttgcaattctgagaaagtcacaattccaagaaataaagtcagaattgcaagataaaaacttgcaattgcgagttatagtcagaattgcaagatacagtcacagttgacttttttttcttacaactgcatgatataaacacacaactgcaaaaaataaagtcagaattgcaagataaaaacctgaaattctaactttttttcttcacaattgacttttttcataattctgagaactAAAGATATAGTCACaagatacaataaaaaaaaaataaaaatatacaaattatctGCTTGATGGGCTTTTACTTCAGAAACCCAACTGTTGCACTTCATTTAGCGATGTAATCTCACCCAGTAACTCGAtgtgtaataattttaacaccGTAGGCGGTCTCTCCCATTGTGCTGAAAGCTTGCTTGATGAAGTTTTCATCCATGTATGGGTCTAACTGTAAAACAAATAATGGGATTAATGACCtgtcagcatattttaaacatacaaCATATTAATGATTTACAGATGGAAGCAAACAACAGGAAAAGTTCAGAGTTCTGCGTCACGTGCCGTTTACAGCGCGGGAGCCGGTGACGTTGACTAGTTGACTTAACATACAGTTTAGTACACTAAATCCTGTTGTTTAGTTTCTGAGTCAACTCTAAATCATACACGGATATGTAGTTTGTCTTATTATTTACACTACGACACAAAAACGCTTATGCAAATATGAGAGGCCTGCGGAGAATAAACACGAGGAAAACACAAACCACGGATTAATTAGCGTCATATTTACAAATGTGCTAAATGGTTACTCTAATTCGGTGTACATTCAGTTTTTTGTCTCTACTTTAGTTAGTATTTGAGTGCCTCGTTAGCCGTACTTGCGTAACACCGAGCTAAACCCACATGCTGCTGCTTCCTAATCTACAAACTCGCTGAATAAtcgaagaaaaacaaacaaagacacAATACTTACATCACCCATCCACAAACTTGTCATTCTGTTAAACATCTTGGCGGATGAAATTGTTGCACctcaaaagtttgtgaaattAACCGACAGTTGGCTGTAGAAATTGCGTGGTGGTTCGTGAAGCTAGTACAACGTttacagaacacacacacttccGCTTCCGGCAGCGCAGTGAGCTCGACAGGTCACTCCCGACCAAGTTTGTCTGTTTTCTCAGGGGTTCAGTGCATCGCATTTCTATAAAGCGTCCATGCATGGAATATTTCCAACagtctttatttttgtagtaaaattaagcaaataaaaGTCTGTGCTGCGCATATGCTATTCTGAGTTTGACTTCAAGGGGGCAGTAGTGAGTGCTGAAAACTCGAGCTAGTCGTCCAGCAGAGGAAGAGAAGCAAGACATGTGATGACTTTGGTGTGATATTGATGGAAGGAAGCTGAAGCCGAAATGAACACGTTACGAACATTTTTACGCTTTTCGGGAACACAGAGTTTGTGTCGGTATGTAAAACCACACATTTCactaaaaaagtttaaataaatttgtttgcCGGACGTTTCTTTGATTGAAAATTCAACAAGCAGCGGTAGCGTTAACCTCACATCACTAATAGCTTTGCAATAACCCAATGAAATATTACTGGTATGGTAATCTAATTAGAATATAATGCAAAGTCATAGCTAATTATAGACTACTCAAAAACACAGTGAACAATATTACGAGGGTGTAAGGATATTGTtacagtacatttatgcagtaataaaatgtaatgcaataaATTCAATAAAGTCTCTTTCATTCAAATTacttataattttacattagtCATGCAAGTCAGACCATTGTATGAATTCACTTGTATACTGTCTGCAATATACATCTGCAAATGAGTTCTGAGGAAGActtcattcatgcatttgtaaatattttaaactatgttCTTATTCACTTTCAGGAGTAATGGCCCTCACTCATCCATATTCAGCTGCGGTCAACTACGCTCAACCAGTTCCTTGTTTTTTTCAAAGACAGGAACTGCACAGAAACCTGTCCTGCAAGGAACCCTGAACACCAAAGCAGAGGGAGCTTGTGTTTTCCAGCAGCCGCTCTGGCACCATCAACAAGTCCGCACAGTCAAACGTGGGACAGAATATCAGCCGAAGAACATCAAACGAAAGAGGACCCATGGGTGGATCAAAAGAATTAGCACTCCAGGTGGGATCGAAGTAATCCTGCGCCGAATGCTCAAAGGACGAAAATCCCTCACGCATTGAGACTCTGACTGGACAGTTGCTTTGATAGACCTTTGAAGTGAATGTCAGCTGTGCAGTAGAGCTTTTGGGTATCTGTTTAAAATAGTCAAATTAAAGCAGTTAATGCACAGTGGCGCCACtggatgttattttttaaaattcaatttgaTGGACTTCTTCATACTTGCAATTGAGTGTATTCATATGAAAGGTTCTGCTGTATGCAGTGTTACACGAAGATCAGAACATTTAAGGTTTGATTTTTAAAGTAGCAATAGAATACATGCAAGTAATCAGTTGGGACGGGAAGTATAAGtgattagaaaacaaaaaaactacatttctcATGATCAGATTCTGTTCTGATCATCCTGACTAGattaaacatgtaaaaataaaaaaataaaaactacatttgtCATGATGTGTtgtatcacattttattttaagtattatagttcatttttataagCAATTGTATGCATTTAATTTGCATTATGATAGtataaaagtaacaaaaaaggGCTGTGAATTAACTTGGTGTATATTGTGTCTGatataccatttttaaaatctcttcacagtaattccattttattgcattatggGTTCACACTCATTGTAAGTTTTAAATTGGCAAGgacaatacattattttaagatTGTCATATTTACTGTTtcatataagaaaaataataatgcatagaaaaatagaaaatctATACATTTACAGTGCTCATTCAAATGTCTTTTCTTGCTTGCCCATGCCTAAGCTGATTTTATCATGCAGGTGATAAGCATGCCGACTTCAGTGAGTAACCTATGTGGAGACCTCAGattaatatattgtattaaaatgatttttgacatgCAGTTCCACTCACTACATGGTTGCTTTATCACACTTAAGCAAATGTTAAGCATTACAATCAGTGCTATTTATATTAACTGAGTATTATCACCATTTCATTCACTGTCTTTTAGTAGGATTACCAAAGTCAGAGCTTTCGCTCTTTTCAACCTCGGATGGAAGCTCTTCTGTTGAAGGATTTTGGTCATTATTTGTGTGTTGTGCATTAGCGGCCCTTGAGGCATCTTCTGGTTTCGCTTGCTGTTCAGAAGCAGCACCAGTACATGGATTTTCTTTCCCAAAGTTGAAGAGCTTGCCTGGATTGAAGGACTTGCTGGGAGACTGTGATTTCTCGTGACTCCCATGTGTGGCTGCTTGTGCGACTGCTGCAGCGGGTTCCTTTTTTACCTCTTGGGATTTGAGGAACTTCAGAAAACCTGGAAGTTTGGCCTCACCACTTGTGGGAGAAGTGGTAGAGGTGAATTTACCCTGAAGTGGGATTATCTGTTTAAGTTTCATTACATTATTGTTGCCTAAAAGGGAGCTGGGTCTCTTGAGTTTATCTCCTCCGGAGCTGAACTTGGCGCCTGGGCTTTTTTCGTGGTGATGGTCTTCACCTCCACTCAGATCGGACTTGTCTTGCTCACTCTCTTGTCGTGCCAGTTCCTCTGCCAATTTTTGATGCTCCTCTTCTTCTTCAGACTTCCTCCGTTGTTGCTGCTGGTGCTGCTGAGCGAGGCGTTCATGTTTCTGATGCACAAACAGACAATAACACACTCTGTTATCTCAACAAACCAAGATTTCTTTTCTTCTTAACATGATTATATACACACTTCTTATAtgacatgaaatattaaagggatagttccctcaaaaatgaaaattctgtcattaattgctcacttTCACATCAtcccaaacccgtaagaccccatcttcagaacacaaattaagatattgtttgattaaatctaagaggtttctgaccttgcatagacagcaacacaactaacacattcaaggcccagaaaggtagtaatgacatagttaaaatagtccatgtgacatcagtggttcaaccctaattttatgaagctatgagaatactttttgtgcacaaagaaaacaaaaataatgactttattcaatcatttctcttccgtgtcaatCTTCGACgcaattaatttgtgttctgaagatgaacgttAGGTTAtacatgtttggaacgacatgagggtgagtaattaatgacacaattgtcattttttggttaactatctctttaatatctATACATTACAATACTTTGGAAATTGTTAGTCTATGCTGTGCTGTACTACCTTGAGAGCTTCTCTCCGCTGGTATTCAAGTTTGGCCATCTCATCTGCCACCCAGTTTGGAATATCAGGAATTGCAACATGAATTATATATTTGAGCAGAATGGCAAAGTGCTGAAAACCATATGAGAAAGGGTTACATTAAATTTACTAcactttatttataatttagtcAAGCTTTAGATTTGTTATACACAACATATATACAGTCAAGGTAAAAAGTTTACTTATaccttgaagaatctgcaaaatgttaattattttaccaaaataagagggatcatacaaaattctttagtttttcagcattttttgtatttgaacccattCCAAcactgactgtatgattctgagatacATCGtttaacactgaggacaactgagggactcatatgcaaccattatagaaggttcaaacactcactgatgctccagaaggaaaaacaatgcattagggggggggtgaaaacttttggaatttgaagattagggtaaatttaacttattttgtcttttgggaaacatgtaagtattgtAGCCTCTGTAGGGCAgtgctaaaagaaaaaaacattttgtatgatccctctttttttggtaaaatactttctgcagattctgcagggtgtatgtaaacttttgacctcaactgtacactggaaattaaaagaaagtaatacttttatacagCAAGAATTGATCAAAGACAAAtttacagtgttacaaaagatttctacttcaaatcctgttgttttgaactttctattcctgAGAGAAACATCATGTTTTAacaaaaagcagcacaactgtttttaagaaaaaatgcttcttgagcagcaaatcagcatattagaatgattt includes:
- the mrpl34 gene encoding 39S ribosomal protein L34, mitochondrial, with translation MNTLRTFLRFSGTQSLCRSNGPHSSIFSCGQLRSTSSLFFSKTGTAQKPVLQGTLNTKAEGACVFQQPLWHHQQVRTVKRGTEYQPKNIKRKRTHGWIKRISTPGGIEVILRRMLKGRKSLTH